One Sulfuricurvum sp. DNA window includes the following coding sequences:
- a CDS encoding RecB-like helicase, with the protein MGHFEPFLAYEASAGSGKTFNLVVRYLSLLFMGEDAGSITALTFTNKAANEMRQRVIETLRSLEKRGELTEISNVSGLSSDEILKRRDGVLWKLLRSDMKISTIDTFFGTILRKFALNAGIMPTFSALNQHHEVKFLKRFLHEIETQHQMEPLIQLSLLSSKRLNDIFSLLSSLYAKHKELEGVSLTPYRVDDTSIEKAMECAYALAKMMEDKPLSERARKTMQFESYEELLQKTWVFKPSMEYWDFKKVYEPRMDGLLREIQESIASQMQTYEGEFLEALFRILKIYIHSRQNLIRQNNELTFDDITLMVHDLLRRKLESEFLYFRLDGEMKHLLLDEFQDTSVLQFDILRPLIEEIAAGIGINEGGSFFFVGDVKQSIYRFRGGVSALFYEVAECFNVQVKALEVNYRSASCIVEFVNRVFESSMKRYISQKSPEEKKGGYVEVVVDEEPLRALLKEITILLSLGISYNDIAVLCVTNSDASRVQELLEEHHIHVVSEATSLLIHQRSVQAVIEYLRYCYFNHEIYRHNCATLIGCEVESIERHSIVDVLSQSIDFIRHHALGDKSALLFIEKLSQYRDIEAVIFEIERLEATSAQSDLEGVRIMTVHKSKGLEFEHVIVLDRLGQMKSRNNPLLYEYDGVSLTHLFVRTKGREVLDQNYQRALEKEEALANEDQLNALYVALTRAVESLVVIAKPKSSWFEPLQLTPNHWGEREHKHKEKKEIVPLKPFDYHHLSYGNQEEFVASLQADEHDYEAIQYGLALHYALEMMIQFDTQSIPLSVEAAKKRFGAFIGGDKLVSLEKTLSALVSNETFKRLTRGKHYKEQRFFFKEQMRVIDLLVEDEAGHWVVIDYKSGSEKSGEHEAQVRGYMEAVKALSGGEVSGYLCYLSENDVLIKNLI; encoded by the coding sequence ATGGGACATTTTGAACCTTTTTTAGCCTATGAGGCGAGTGCGGGATCGGGCAAAACGTTTAACCTCGTCGTCCGGTATTTGAGTTTATTGTTTATGGGGGAAGATGCCGGATCGATTACGGCGTTGACCTTTACCAACAAAGCGGCAAACGAGATGCGTCAACGGGTGATTGAGACATTACGCTCCCTAGAGAAGCGAGGTGAGCTTACTGAGATTTCCAATGTGAGCGGTTTAAGTAGTGATGAGATACTCAAAAGACGGGATGGAGTTCTATGGAAATTACTCCGCTCCGATATGAAAATTTCGACAATTGATACCTTTTTCGGGACGATTTTGCGAAAATTTGCCCTTAATGCGGGGATTATGCCTACGTTTAGTGCTCTAAATCAACACCATGAGGTGAAATTTCTCAAACGGTTTCTCCATGAGATAGAGACACAGCATCAGATGGAGCCGTTAATCCAACTCTCACTGCTGAGCTCCAAACGACTCAACGATATTTTTAGCCTCCTCTCATCGCTCTACGCCAAACACAAGGAGCTAGAGGGGGTATCGTTAACTCCTTATAGGGTAGATGATACGTCGATTGAGAAAGCGATGGAGTGTGCCTATGCTCTCGCAAAAATGATGGAAGACAAACCTCTCAGTGAGCGTGCTCGAAAAACGATGCAGTTTGAGAGTTATGAGGAACTACTCCAAAAGACATGGGTATTTAAGCCCTCGATGGAGTATTGGGATTTTAAAAAGGTGTACGAACCCCGTATGGATGGTTTATTGCGGGAGATACAAGAATCGATTGCGTCGCAGATGCAAACCTATGAGGGGGAGTTTTTAGAGGCACTGTTTCGGATTTTAAAAATCTATATCCACAGCCGTCAAAATTTGATACGGCAAAATAACGAGCTTACCTTTGATGATATTACCCTCATGGTGCATGATTTATTGCGTAGAAAGTTAGAGAGTGAATTTCTCTATTTCAGACTCGATGGGGAGATGAAGCATCTGTTGTTGGATGAGTTTCAAGACACCAGTGTGTTGCAGTTCGATATTTTGCGTCCCCTTATCGAAGAGATTGCCGCCGGAATCGGGATAAACGAGGGGGGAAGTTTTTTCTTCGTCGGAGATGTCAAACAATCAATTTACCGTTTCCGAGGAGGGGTGAGTGCCCTCTTTTACGAAGTGGCGGAGTGTTTTAATGTACAAGTAAAGGCGCTGGAAGTCAACTACCGCTCCGCTTCTTGTATCGTGGAGTTTGTTAACCGCGTATTTGAGAGTTCAATGAAACGGTATATTTCCCAAAAATCACCCGAAGAAAAAAAAGGTGGATACGTCGAAGTAGTTGTGGATGAAGAGCCGCTACGTGCGTTGTTAAAAGAGATTACTATCCTTTTGTCATTGGGGATATCGTACAACGATATTGCGGTGTTGTGTGTGACCAACTCCGATGCCTCACGGGTGCAAGAGCTTTTAGAAGAGCACCATATCCATGTGGTGAGTGAAGCAACCTCTCTGCTGATTCATCAACGAAGTGTCCAAGCGGTGATTGAGTATTTACGTTATTGTTATTTCAATCATGAGATTTATCGTCACAACTGCGCGACACTGATTGGGTGCGAGGTAGAGAGTATTGAGCGTCATAGTATTGTGGATGTGTTGAGCCAATCCATCGACTTTATCCGACACCACGCACTCGGAGATAAAAGTGCCCTTTTGTTTATCGAAAAACTGAGTCAGTATCGTGATATCGAAGCGGTCATCTTTGAGATAGAGAGGCTTGAAGCGACGTCGGCACAGAGTGATTTGGAGGGTGTCCGTATTATGACGGTTCATAAATCCAAAGGGTTAGAGTTCGAACACGTCATCGTACTGGATCGTTTGGGGCAGATGAAAAGTAGAAATAATCCGCTGTTGTACGAGTATGACGGGGTGAGTTTAACCCATCTCTTTGTGCGGACAAAAGGGCGCGAAGTTTTGGATCAAAACTACCAAAGGGCTCTCGAAAAAGAGGAGGCATTGGCAAACGAAGATCAGCTTAATGCCCTCTACGTTGCCCTAACTCGAGCGGTTGAATCGTTGGTAGTGATTGCCAAACCTAAATCATCATGGTTTGAGCCGTTACAACTCACACCAAACCATTGGGGAGAGCGGGAACACAAACACAAAGAGAAAAAAGAGATAGTACCGCTAAAACCGTTTGATTACCACCACCTCTCATATGGGAACCAAGAGGAGTTTGTCGCATCCCTGCAAGCCGATGAACACGATTATGAGGCGATACAATACGGCTTGGCACTTCACTATGCATTGGAGATGATGATTCAATTTGACACTCAATCAATACCTCTGTCCGTAGAAGCGGCTAAAAAACGTTTCGGAGCTTTTATCGGTGGGGATAAACTGGTTTCATTGGAAAAAACATTGAGTGCGCTTGTCTCGAATGAGACATTTAAGAGATTGACGCGTGGGAAACACTACAAAGAGCAACGGTTCTTTTTTAAAGAGCAGATGCGGGTGATTGATTTATTGGTAGAGGATGAAGCGGGGCATTGGGTCGTTATCGATTATAAAAGCGGTAGTGAGAAAAGTGGTGAGCACGAAGCGCAAGTGCGTGGATACATGGAAGCGGTCAAGGCATTAAGCGGGGGGGAGGTATCGGGCTATCTCTGTTATCTCTCCGAAAATGATGTCCTTATAAAAAACTTAATTTAA
- the rplM gene encoding 50S ribosomal protein L13 codes for MKFTKIATPEQIERKWVLIDAEGKTFGRIMTDVATRLRGKDKPYFTPNVDCGDFVVIINAEKAIINGNGKTATKTYHRHTGYFGNVKSEKFTELLATNPEKVFKLAARGMLPKTKLGRAMIKKLKVYAGAEHPHSAQISK; via the coding sequence ATGAAATTTACTAAAATTGCAACACCTGAGCAAATCGAACGTAAATGGGTTTTGATTGACGCAGAGGGGAAAACATTCGGTCGTATTATGACGGACGTTGCAACTCGCCTTCGCGGAAAAGACAAACCTTACTTTACCCCAAATGTTGACTGTGGTGACTTCGTTGTTATCATTAACGCTGAAAAAGCAATCATCAACGGTAACGGTAAAACGGCTACTAAAACGTATCACCGTCACACAGGTTACTTTGGTAACGTAAAAAGCGAAAAATTTACTGAGCTTTTGGCAACAAACCCAGAAAAAGTTTTCAAACTTGCCGCTCGCGGTATGCTTCCTAAAACAAAATTGGGTCGCGCAATGATCAAAAAATTAAAAGTCTATGCAGGTGCGGAACATCCACACTCAGCACAGATTTCTAAGTAA
- the rpsI gene encoding 30S ribosomal protein S9: protein MAKTYATGRRKTSIAKVWLTPGTGKITVNGLSLDAWLGGLEAKKLRVTQPLSLVKQDTSVDINATTTGGGFSGQSDALRHGISRALCTYDPAFRAVLKPFGMLTRDSRIVERKKPGLRKARRSPQFSKR from the coding sequence ATGGCAAAAACATATGCAACCGGCAGAAGAAAAACATCGATCGCAAAAGTATGGTTGACTCCAGGTACTGGTAAAATCACTGTAAACGGTCTTTCACTTGATGCATGGCTTGGTGGTCTTGAAGCGAAAAAATTGCGTGTAACGCAACCTCTTTCATTGGTTAAACAAGACACTTCAGTTGATATCAATGCAACTACTACAGGTGGCGGTTTCTCAGGTCAATCTGATGCACTTCGTCACGGTATCTCTCGTGCACTTTGTACTTACGATCCTGCTTTCCGTGCGGTTCTTAAACCATTCGGTATGCTTACACGTGACTCACGTATCGTTGAGCGTAAAAAACCAGGTCTTCGCAAAGCACGTCGTTCTCCTCAATTCTCAAAACGTTAA